DNA from Halogeometricum sp. S1BR25-6:
CCGGCGGCCGCGAGGGGAACGCATGACCGCGGGAGGCATCGTCTTCTTCCGGACGGCGAACCGAGCGGCGACCACCGAGTTCTACGCGGACCGCGTCGGCGCGACGGCGTGGCTCGAACAGCCCGGATGCACGATACTTCGTCACGGAAACCTGCTGTTCGGGTTCTGCGACGCCGAGGAGACGGAAACCGAGGGCATCGTCACCTTCGTGTACGACACGGAGAGTGAGGTAGACGCGATGCGCGAACGCGTCGGCGACGCGGCGCGGGAGGACCCGCACGAGAACGAGACGTACGACATCTACCAGTTCTTCGCCGAGGACCCGGACGGACGGACCGTCGAGTTCCAGACGTTCCGGCACGGGGTGTCCGACCCGCTCTGAACGCCCGTTCAGCGCCCGGCGTCGTTCGGCGACTCGTCGTCCCCGCGCCGCGTGTCCGCCGCCGCGTCGTCCCGCGTCTCCCCCCAAACGAACGGGTCCGCGTCGTCGCCGTCCTCCGTCGCCTCGTCTCCCGAATCGCCCTCGCCGGTCGACGTCACCTCCGCATCGCCCTCGTCGGTCGACGCCACCACGTCCACCTCGTCTTCGACGCCCATCCCGACGCGACCC
Protein-coding regions in this window:
- a CDS encoding VOC family protein, which translates into the protein MTAGGIVFFRTANRAATTEFYADRVGATAWLEQPGCTILRHGNLLFGFCDAEETETEGIVTFVYDTESEVDAMRERVGDAAREDPHENETYDIYQFFAEDPDGRTVEFQTFRHGVSDPL